The sequence TTGTGAACACCGCTTGTTGCCGTCGAATCCAGCCCAGTCGTGAGATAACTGCCATCCGAATAGTATCATCATCGAAGTATAAGGGTGCCGATACCCGCACACGCCCGTTTGGCGGATGAACACTTACATGGAAGTTCTTGATGTCCTTACGGACGACCTCTACAGAGATCCCAAGGATATTGATGTGATACCTATCAATTTTAGTAGTCATTCTGGTTGATTATAAGTTCAAAGATGGCATCAACGTCGAGGCCATAATCACTGAATTCTTCGCTAATCACTCTTGCGATGGCGTTGCGAACCTCACGTAGCCTGAACCTGTTACTTCTCCAGTCGTCTCTTCTCGTTGTGAGGATGGTGTGGTTTATTGCGAGCGCCGCTGCCTCTCTATGGTCTCCCAGTAAGTCATCTAAGTTGTCAAACAAAGCGCGTAATGCGCCAGTGTTGATGGTGACGGGATAGCGATCTGGATTTTCGTGTTCTGCTATTCGCCCACTGAGTCCTTCGATTTCGGATAGATACTCACGATAATCCAGAGCCCCGCGTCGGCGTTGGCGAATGATGTCATCGAGCAGATGTGAGATCTCTTCGTAATACCTCGGATTGACCTCGGATCTGTCAACGATGAGCCGTCGGACGTTATTTTCGATGGTTGATGCTCTTGCGGCTTCGTTGGTGCGAATGCCGTCGGGTAGCAGACTAAGGGCTTCGGCACCGTTTTGAACAATCAATTCCACTAAGGGAGTATCGCCGAGCGTTGAGAGCGTTTCGCTCTCCTCAGCGCGGATGTATGTATCAATGAGATGCCGCATATCGGGTTCATAAGCTCTCAGATCGACGTAATCGCCGCTGGCGAGTTTGATCTCTTGGCTGACATTCTCGTAGTGACGGACTTCGTCTCTGATTTCCTGTGCCTGCGCTTCAGTATAACCTGCATCGGTCATTTCATTCGCCAGATTAGCATAGGCACGGACGAATGCGGCAGTGAATTTATAGAGTTTTTCGCGTTTGGATTCATTTGCTTTAATTTGTTCGAGATTCCCAGGTTCTGGACCACAAAAATAATAGATGTAATCAGCAGAATCGCGTGGTGGTGCCACGGGTTCACATAACGCCTTGACCGCCTCGCGTGTCTCCTCTAAGCGTTCTTTGCCTTTTTCGAGTCTATCCTTCAAGAGTCCTTGGACATCTTCTGCGTCGAAGTTTTCAAAGGCTTCGCCGGTGTAGTCGGTAATTGCCTGCTCAAGGGATCGGAAGAGGTCTTTGTAGTCAACGATGTAGCCGAATTCTTTGTCCTCACCGTCGAGGCGATTGACCCTACAGATGGCTTGGAAAAGCCCATGATCCTGCATGTTCTTGTCGATATAAAGATAAGTCGCCGGTGGCGCGTCAAAACCGGTGAGAAGCTTATCTACAACGATGAGGAGTTTCATTTCGGCTGGCTTTTCAATGAAATCTTTCTTGATCTCCTGCTCAAACCGATCGACTTTGTACATCGCAGTGTTTTCAGGTTCGCCAAAGTGTTCGGCGAGCATCTCGCGATAGACGTAATACTCTGTCTGTCTATCGGTGAGTCCTTCGCCTGTTTCCTCTCTTGCGACGGCATCTACGGTCGGTCTATAGGAGGTGATGATGGCGCATTTCCCTTTTAAGGGTGTTTCCTGAAACAGCTGGAAAAATCGGCAGGCAGAAAAAATGCTATCTGCGACAAGCATAGCGTTGCCGCGTCCGCTCTTAAGTCTGTCGCGTTCTTCCATATCCAAAACAATATCTGCGACGATTTTGCTCAACCGTTCCCGTGAACTGAGGACATTCTGCATCGTGCTCCACCGTTGCCGGAGCCGCGCTCGCGCCGTATCGGTGAGTCCGCTGGTTCTATCGTCAAACCATTGATCGATCTGTTCCTGAGAGGAGAGGGTTTGGTCGATGTCGCGCGCCTCATAGCGGAGGTCTAAGACGACACTGTCTTCAACGGCTTCGTTATACTTGTAGGTATGGATATAGGGACCGAAGGTTTCAATGCTCCGTTGTTTGTCGCTTTTTAACAGGGGCGTGCCTGTGAAACCGATTAACATTGTGTTGGGGAGCAGGGTCTTCATCGCTCTGTGGAGTTTCCCAGACTGCGTGCGGTGGCATTCATCGACGAAGACGAAGAATTCACCCTTCGGTTGGAAACCGTCCGGCAGATGTTCCTGAATGTCGTCAAGGTAGTCGTCATAATCGTCAGTATCCGCATTAGTATCTTCTATCTCACCGGATCTGCCGAACTTGTGGACGAGTGAACAGATTAACCGCTCCGCGGGATTCGTGAGGACCTGCAAGAGATGTGAACCGCT is a genomic window of Candidatus Poribacteria bacterium containing:
- a CDS encoding HsdR family type I site-specific deoxyribonuclease is translated as MNTVGDREIGTQERVLTFFQKVLGYTYLGNWQTRQGNSNIEKGLLTDWLRSSGHDDIIITKVLYELEKAAALGGSRKLYEANREVYGLLRYGVPVQPSTGEHRSTVKPIDWEHPFNNDFGIAEEVTLKGEDGNKRPDLVLYINGIAIGVLELKRSTVSVSEGIRQNLTNQREDFIEWFFATVQLVMAGSETQGLHYSVIKTPEKHWLRWKETDAHPDAGNNLLLRELSQVCNKTRLLDILHNFIVFDAGTKKICRHNQFFGVKAAQERIKRREGGIIWHTQGSGKSLTMVWLAKSILETIPNARVLIITDRTELDEQIEKVFNGVNEDIRRTQSGSHLLQVLTNPAERLICSLVHKFGRSGEIEDTNADTDDYDDYLDDIQEHLPDGFQPKGEFFVFVDECHRTQSGKLHRAMKTLLPNTMLIGFTGTPLLKSDKQRSIETFGPYIHTYKYNEAVEDSVVLDLRYEARDIDQTLSSQEQIDQWFDDRTSGLTDTARARLRQRWSTMQNVLSSRERLSKIVADIVLDMEERDRLKSGRGNAMLVADSIFSACRFFQLFQETPLKGKCAIITSYRPTVDAVAREETGEGLTDRQTEYYVYREMLAEHFGEPENTAMYKVDRFEQEIKKDFIEKPAEMKLLIVVDKLLTGFDAPPATYLYIDKNMQDHGLFQAICRVNRLDGEDKEFGYIVDYKDLFRSLEQAITDYTGEAFENFDAEDVQGLLKDRLEKGKERLEETREAVKALCEPVAPPRDSADYIYYFCGPEPGNLEQIKANESKREKLYKFTAAFVRAYANLANEMTDAGYTEAQAQEIRDEVRHYENVSQEIKLASGDYVDLRAYEPDMRHLIDTYIRAEESETLSTLGDTPLVELIVQNGAEALSLLPDGIRTNEAARASTIENNVRRLIVDRSEVNPRYYEEISHLLDDIIRQRRRGALDYREYLSEIEGLSGRIAEHENPDRYPVTINTGALRALFDNLDDLLGDHREAAALAINHTILTTRRDDWRSNRFRLREVRNAIARVISEEFSDYGLDVDAIFELIINQNDY